From Serinicoccus profundi, the proteins below share one genomic window:
- a CDS encoding enoyl-CoA hydratase-related protein, whose protein sequence is MDAPTMLQVSRHTHPETGDGLVVELTLDRPEAMNAISTAFAQEITATTAVLAADPSVRAVVLTSAHDRAFCVGADLKERNGFTDAQMMDHRLVSKQAYRGVLDLPVPAIAAVEGYALGGGLELALSCDLIVAGEGATLALPEVGVGVIPGGGGTQLLTRRVGWSRAASMIFTARRLTAQEGRDLGVVDELVGAGSARERALALAATIAANSPVAVRNAKRAMRVGMGTDLAAGLDIEDGAWRATAFSGDRAEGVAAFAEKRTPRWPGR, encoded by the coding sequence ATGGACGCACCGACGATGCTGCAGGTGAGCAGACACACGCACCCCGAGACCGGCGACGGCCTCGTGGTCGAGCTCACCCTGGACCGCCCGGAGGCCATGAACGCCATCTCCACGGCCTTCGCGCAGGAGATCACCGCCACGACCGCAGTGCTCGCGGCGGACCCCTCCGTGCGCGCCGTCGTCCTCACCAGCGCCCACGACCGGGCCTTCTGCGTCGGCGCGGACCTCAAGGAGCGCAACGGCTTCACCGACGCGCAGATGATGGACCACCGGCTGGTCTCCAAGCAGGCCTACCGCGGCGTGCTCGACCTACCGGTGCCCGCGATCGCCGCCGTCGAGGGGTATGCCCTGGGGGGCGGGCTGGAGCTCGCGCTCTCCTGCGACCTCATCGTCGCCGGGGAGGGCGCGACGCTGGCCCTGCCCGAGGTCGGCGTCGGGGTCATCCCGGGCGGGGGCGGCACCCAGCTGCTCACCCGCCGCGTGGGGTGGTCGCGTGCGGCGTCGATGATCTTCACCGCTCGCCGACTCACCGCGCAGGAGGGACGAGACCTCGGGGTGGTCGACGAGCTCGTGGGGGCGGGCTCCGCCCGGGAGCGGGCCCTGGCGCTGGCCGCCACGATCGCGGCCAACTCCCCGGTCGCCGTCCGCAACGCCAAACGGGCGATGCGCGTGGGGATGGGCACCGACCTGGCCGCCGGCCTGGACATCGAGGATGGCGCCTGGCGGGCCACCGCGTTCAGCGGTGACCGGGCCGAGGGGGTCGCGGCCTTCGCCGAGAAGCGCACGCCGCGGTGGCCGGGACGATGA
- a CDS encoding response regulator transcription factor, with protein MTRVLLAEDDPTISEPLARALRREGYEVTVAANGRAALAEATGDLGHDLLVLDLGLPQLDGVEVCRSLRDSGVRMPVLMLTARSEEVDTVVGLDAGADDYVTKPFRLGELLARVRALLRRGPSSTQTPSGSALRMDIEARRVFLHDREVRLTTKEFDLLRVLMREEGRVVSREVLMREVWDTWFGSTKTLDMHVSVLRRKIGDDAHDPRHIVTVRGVGFRFQNDPDGADADVAD; from the coding sequence GTGACCAGAGTGCTGCTGGCCGAGGACGACCCGACGATCTCGGAGCCGCTCGCCCGCGCCCTGCGGCGCGAGGGCTATGAGGTGACGGTCGCCGCCAACGGGCGAGCCGCCCTGGCCGAGGCGACCGGTGACCTCGGGCACGACCTGCTCGTCCTCGACCTCGGGCTGCCCCAGCTCGACGGCGTCGAGGTCTGCCGGTCGCTGCGCGACTCGGGCGTGCGGATGCCCGTGCTCATGCTCACCGCCCGCAGCGAGGAGGTGGACACCGTCGTCGGCCTGGACGCCGGTGCGGACGACTACGTCACCAAGCCCTTCCGGCTCGGTGAGCTGCTCGCCCGGGTGCGGGCACTGCTGCGGCGCGGGCCGAGCTCGACCCAGACCCCGAGCGGCTCCGCGCTGCGGATGGACATCGAGGCGCGCCGGGTCTTCCTGCACGACCGCGAGGTCCGCCTCACCACCAAGGAGTTCGACCTCCTGCGGGTCCTCATGCGCGAGGAGGGCCGCGTGGTCTCCCGCGAGGTGCTCATGCGCGAGGTCTGGGACACGTGGTTCGGGTCGACGAAGACGCTCGACATGCACGTGTCGGTCCTGCGTCGCAAGATCGGCGACGACGCCCACGACCCGCGGCACATCGTCACGGTGCGAGGGGTGGGGTTCCGCTTCCAGAACGACCCCGACGGCGCCGACGCCGACGTCGCGGACTGA
- a CDS encoding sensor histidine kinase, translating into MRKVLRELAVRIVLTLVGVSLLFGALNAWLLREAQTTRWLSGDGALPDWLLLAALVVSGGVMLAVGIPVARSLADRGAESTAGPLRQLAHRTDELASGGFALDPEARPGRLVEQEPFRSGIAEIDALAREVDRHHHTFARALVFERSFAADASHQLRTPLAALLLRLEEIAQSDDASVARAEAEIAISQVERLTGVVDELLQRTRAGHASGGAVSAADAVVAGLDEEWTPAFEERGRTIELTCERGVIVEASASVLSQVLNTLVENALIHGRGDVRLHVARSGPSAIFSVSDQGPGIPRELARTIFDRGITTGQGTGLGLAVARETAESIGGRVELVRAFPPVFACYLPLATTP; encoded by the coding sequence GTGCGCAAGGTCCTGCGCGAGCTGGCGGTGCGGATCGTGCTGACGCTGGTCGGTGTCTCGCTGCTCTTCGGTGCCCTCAACGCCTGGCTGCTGCGCGAGGCGCAGACCACCCGGTGGCTCAGCGGGGACGGTGCCCTGCCGGACTGGCTGCTGCTGGCCGCACTCGTCGTCAGCGGCGGCGTCATGCTGGCGGTCGGCATACCGGTGGCCCGCTCGTTGGCCGACCGGGGTGCGGAGTCCACCGCCGGCCCCTTGCGCCAGCTGGCCCACCGCACCGACGAGCTCGCCTCGGGCGGCTTCGCGCTCGACCCGGAGGCCCGCCCCGGCCGGCTCGTCGAGCAGGAGCCCTTCCGGTCGGGCATTGCCGAGATCGACGCCCTGGCCCGGGAGGTGGACCGCCACCACCACACCTTCGCCCGCGCCCTGGTCTTCGAGCGTTCCTTCGCCGCGGACGCCTCCCACCAGCTCCGCACCCCGTTGGCCGCCCTCCTGCTGCGGCTGGAGGAGATCGCGCAGTCCGACGACGCGTCGGTGGCCCGTGCGGAGGCCGAGATCGCGATCAGCCAGGTCGAGCGGCTCACCGGTGTCGTCGACGAGCTGCTGCAGCGGACCCGGGCGGGGCACGCCAGCGGCGGTGCGGTGAGCGCCGCCGACGCCGTGGTCGCCGGGCTCGACGAGGAGTGGACCCCGGCGTTCGAGGAGCGGGGGCGCACGATCGAGCTCACCTGCGAGCGCGGGGTCATCGTCGAGGCCAGCGCGTCGGTCCTCTCCCAGGTGCTCAACACGCTCGTGGAGAACGCCCTCATCCACGGTCGGGGCGATGTCCGGCTGCACGTCGCGCGCTCCGGCCCCTCGGCGATCTTCAGCGTGTCCGACCAAGGGCCGGGCATCCCGCGGGAGCTGGCCCGGACGATCTTCGACCGCGGCATCACCACCGGGCAGGGCACCGGGCTGGGGCTCGCGGTGGCGCGGGAGACGGCGGAGTCCATCGGTGGGCGCGTGGAGCTGGTCCGCGCCTTCCCTCCCGTCTTCGCCTGCTACCTGCCCCTGGCGACGACGCCCTGA